In Molothrus ater isolate BHLD 08-10-18 breed brown headed cowbird chromosome 22, BPBGC_Mater_1.1, whole genome shotgun sequence, the following are encoded in one genomic region:
- the CRTAM gene encoding cytotoxic and regulatory T-cell molecule: MSVPGALLAVPLLLLLLQGGFPGATSDSVALKEGENLNLNCTFSTLSSSNFTLQWLNPQNFTIFLNAQQVLRDQRYKLLRYSKEELSIQLSNLSQQDEGIYRCLYYTRHVKTKSQNVEILAAPSQPVLEMSWDEERGLNLSCHTQGGRPQPQISWLLDNGVELPGDTRHQLGADGKKWSSRSTLRILSYSPGVTATCLVQHPALGPQRLGASFPFQDLPSSGCKQATRLAEDAQVPSPSENPAASSPSASPENPEFSSPSASPENPEASSPSASPENPEFSNPSPSPENPEFSSPSASPENPEFSNLSPSPENPEFSSPSASPENPEFSSPSASPKDPGVSSPSASPGVPAVPGSAPAQPNLTGVALNEQNPGSKGLLRKEKNLLLPILVAALILVLLIIVLLFMVKLKKAHGVWKRENDVSEQTLESYKSRSNEDSPGHEKNGQAGNPKSNMQYVTEGHMETPEKDLETPEKNPERPEKSPGDKTTAINEEMFTCGRETDV, encoded by the exons atgAGCGTGCCCGGGGCGCTGCTCGCCGTGccgctgctcctgctgctgctgcaag GGGGGTTTCCAGGGGCTACCAGCGACTCTGTGGCTctgaaggaaggagaaaatctGAACCTCAACTGCACCTTCAgcaccctcagcagcagcaacttcACCCTGCAGTGGTTAAACCCTCAGAATTTCACCATTTTCCTCAATGCCCAGCAGG TTTTAAGGGACCAGAGGTACAAACTGCTGCGCTATTCCAAGGAGGAATTGTCCATCCAGCTGTCCAACCTGAGCCAGCAGGACGAGGGAATTTACAGGTGCTTGTACTACACCAGGCACGTCAAAACCAAGAGCCAGAATGTTGAGATTTTGG ctgctccatcccagccggTGCTGGAAATGTCCTGGGATGAGGAAAGAGGCCTCAACCTCTCCTGCCACACGCAGGGGGGCAGACCCCAGCCCCAGATTTCCTGGCTGTTGGACAACGGGGTTGAGCTCCCAG GTGACACCAGGCAccagctgggagctgatggCAAGaaatggagcagcaggagcacgcTGAGGATCCTCAGCTACAGCCCCGGGGTGACAGCCACCTGCCTGGTCCAGCACCCTGCCCTCGGGCCACAGCGGCTGGGGgcctctttccccttccaggACCTCCCCAGCTCGG GCTGCAAACAAGCAACCAGACTTGCAGAGGACGCACAAGTTCCCAGCCCTTCAGAGAATCCAGCAG cttccagcccctctgcatcCCCAGAGAATCCAGAATTTTCCAGCCCTTCTGCATCCCCAGAGAACCCAGAAgcttccagcccctctgcatcCCCAGAGAACCCAGAATTCTCCAACCCTTCTCCATCCCCAGAGAACCCAGAATTTTCCAGCCCTTCTGCATCCCCAGAGAACCCAGAATTCTCCAACCTTTCTCCATCCCCAGAGAACCCAGAATTTTCCAGCCCTTCTGCATCCCCAGAGAACCCAGAATTCTCCAGCCCTTCTGCATCTCCGAAAGATCCAGGAgtttccagcccctctgcatccccagggGTTCCAGCAGTTCCCggctcagcaccagcccagccaaACCTCACAGGTGTCGCTCTGAACG AGCAAAATCCCGGATCCAAAGGGCTcctgaggaaggagaagaatctcctgctgcccatcctGGTGGCTGCTCTGATCCTGGTGCTGCTCATCATCGTGCTGCTGTTCATGGTGAAGCTGAAGAAAGCTCACGGGGTGTGGAAGAGAG aaaatgaTGTTTCAGAACAAACACTGGAGAGTTATAAATCCAGATCTAACGAAGACAGTCCAGGCCATGAGAAGAATGGACAAG CTGGAAATCCCAAATCCAACATGCAATATGTAACAGAAGGACACATGGAAACCCCAGAGAAGGATCTGGAAACCCcagagaaaaatcctgaaaggCCAGAGAAGAGCCCAGGTGACAAAACCACGGCAATAAATGAGGAGATGTTCACATGTGGAAGGGAGACAGACGTGTAa